TATAGGTTATAGGCTGGAACTAAAGAGACTTTTCTGTATTAATGCTGACATTTTCCACTTTGTGTTATaacatgtgcttctctctccctttgttaaCACTTACTGCATATGAggacatgtgtttgtttgtgtgtctgttgtagCCCTTCATCATTGATGACTACAAATTTGATTTACGGCTGTATGTCCTGGTGACGTCATCTGATCCTCTCAGGATATTTTTGTACAAAGAGGGCCTTGTGCGCTTTGCGACATCTAAATACAGGAACCCTCATAGCAACAACATAGTAAGTTTTACGATGACACTATCTTGGAAGATATCTCTGTCACCTGGGTCTTATGTGTGATTGGTTGTACTTCGTTTTTTAGAGTGACATGTGTATGCATCTCACCAACTATGCGATCAACAAACATAGTGAGAACTTTGATCCTGATCACCAAAAAGGCAGCAAGAGGTAACTGTTCAAACTTTTATGTAAAGACATGTCACCAAAAGGTGGTGGTCATTTTTTAATAATCTTTGCTGTGGTTAAATTACCGTTTTTGGATCAGAAAGCTCTCATGGCTGAGGTCCTGGCTTGGAGAACACTCATACGATGCTCAGTCCGTGTGGAACGACATTGAGGACGTGATTACAAAGACGGTTATTGTAGCGGAGCCCGTCCTCCGACAGAACTACCGCACAGCCTTCCCCAGCCACGTGGGCCCCAGCTCCTGCTTTGAGCTGCTGGGCTTCGACATCCTGCTGGACAGCAAGCTCAAGCCCTGGCTCCTAGAGGTGGGCGAACGCTACGAAAGGACAATAAAGTGTAAAGATAAAAATAGTGAAGAGTCATAAAGATAGTTGACAGACACtcttattatatttattataaTTGTTTTAACATCTACTAATATCTGTCTTGCAAACAACACAAGAAACGCCTCATTCAACATTGATACAGTATTTCACTTTCACAGTGCTGTTCTTGAGGTTCATCTTGATGAAACGTTGGATTGCTTTgaaattttgaaaatgttttcctTCCAACCAGTACTTCTGTCTGTGCATACAATGAATGTGGTGACCTGTGTGTTGACAGGTCCAGTTGTGAAGTGTTGACAGTAATGCTAGAGGGAAGGTGACCTGTAACGGTTGTTCTATGGGGGATGGGGCATAAATAAGTAACTTCTAACTGTCAGTGTCAGATGGTCAGGCTGATTGATGTGTTGGTGGTGTACCACCAGGTAAACCACTCCCCCAGCTATAACACAGACACGGCCTTAGACAGTGAGGTGAAGGAGGCTCTGCTGAAGGAtaccctgctgctgctgaaccTGGGGGCATGTGACCGCCGCAGGatcgtggaggaggagaagcgctTGGTTCAAGAGCGACTGCTGCAGAAGCGTCAGAGTTCCTCacagtgtgtgcttctgtgttacGGTAGAACATAAACGTACACTGccaggccaaaaaaaaaaaggtcacacacactaatactttGTTGGGCCGTCTTTAGCTTTGATTACGGCACGCTTCCGCTGTGGCTTTGTTTCCGTAAACTTCTGCAATGTCACAACAGATTCGGAACACTGTGCAAGGTCTCCAACACATCTCaaagattctcaatggggttaaggtcaggactctgtggtGAAAATGATGTCTCGTGCTCCCTGAACCACTCTTTCACAATTTGAGCCCAATGAATCTGGGCATAGTCATCTTGATTTATGCCTGTGccatcaggaaaaaaaaaaatccattgatGTAATAACCTGTGGGCAGCCGTGGATtactggttagggttttgggcttgtaaccggagggtcgccggttcgatccccgaccagtccaccacggctgaagtgcccttgagcaaggcacctaacccctcactgctccccgagtgccgctggttgggcatggcagctcactgctctgggttagtgtgtgattcacctcactgtgtgtgtgctgtgtgtgttcactaattcggttaaattgggttaaaagcagagaaacgaatttccctcaagggatcaaaaaagtatatattctattctattctattctggtCATTCAGTATATTCAGGTAGTCAGCTGACCTTATTCTTTGGGGACGTAACGTTGCTGAACCTACTGCAGCAACCTCAGATCATAGCACTGGGTCCTTGATGTAACGTTGGCCACCTGTATGGCTCCATCCACAGGCGGGAGCTGCTTCTAAGCAGTCAGGCGTCGTGGCTAGCTGAGGGGGAACGGCACGAGGAGCGCCACGCAGGAGGCTTCTACAGGATCTACCCCGGCGGCAATGACCACAAGTACAGCCAGTTCCTTCACCAGGGGTCAAGCTACTGCCAGGAGACAGTGACCTCTAGAGCACGGGAGGAGTACGCCAGGTAAGACCACATGAGACACATGCAAGGTCAGTGggcccttctcattcgtctttttatctatcctcccttccttccttccttcctcggtcctccggctcgttcccactgatctataaagaacactggatagactatcccactgttgccgccccatcattctttatctagatcagtgggaacgagggccgaggaaggaagggaggatagataaaaagacgaatgagaggggcCCAATGAGAGGCCACTGGCGGAGGATGCATTTCAGCTCTGTGGGATGAGGGACCCCGGCTGTCCTGGCTTGCTGCTGATGAAGACATGGATGTGACTGTGGTGGTAGATGTGGTAAGGTCATGACTGCGCTCGCTGTGTCTCGTCCCCTGCAGGCGACTGGTTCAGAATCAGCAGGACAAAGACATGGCTGCCCAGGGCTGGTCTCCAGGGCGACGGTGGAGACGGAGCGAGGGCAGAGGTCAGCAGGGGGAGTCGCCGGGGGAGCAGGGCAGGAAGAGCTGCGGTGACCTCCAGGGTGACCAGAAGCACGTGCGCAGGCAGCCCTCAACTCTGGGCCCACGCGACTGGGTCCTGACAGGGAGAGCCAACCACTCTGGCTCAGGCAATCGTgtaagctgtctgtctgtctgtgtgcgtgcgtgcgcctgtctgtctgtctgtccaaaTTGTATGTGGaaagccattgtgtgtgtgtgtgtgtgtgtgtgtgtgtgtgtgtgtgggagcacacatgcatgctttaactttgtgtgtgtatatgtgtctgcgtgcacatgttttaagtgtgtgtgtgtgtgtgtgtgtgtgtgtgtgtgtgtgtgtgtgtgtgtgtgtgtgtgtgtgtgtgtgtgtgtgtgtgtgtgtgtgtgtgtgtgtgtgtgtgtgtgtgtgtgtgtctgtatttggcTGTAGATGGTGTGGGACTCGTACGAGCCCAGGCTGAttagtgaggaggaggagctggcgagACAGCGTAGTCTGGAGCAGAGGGACACTCTGGTGAGGAAGCTGGGCTTAGTGAACGCCATCCAGAGTCTCCTGCGGCCCAGAACTCATCACTGCATACCAGCCATGACGCTCCACCCAATCAGCCAAGAACGGGTACATTGGCAGAGTTTGATTTAGGACTttaggaaaatataaaaaacagtCCAATTTTTTCACCTTATATTTTTCCTCATGAATAAAGTTTGTGCTGTTGGGTTGAACAAGACAAACCTTTGACTTAATTTATTCCTCAACAAACTCCACCCAAAATGCAATTCATTTAGATGGCTAGATAGATTTGTAAGGCTAAATAGATTTCTAGCCTTGAGATTTGAGCTCTTTGTACTGTTCATtgatcattcattcagtcatttattcattcattcatttgtgtaTTTTTATGCTCAGTGTGAATCCTTTTCTTGAATACCTGTCTGATGTGGTTCCTCCTTCTGATGTTCCAGAGCCTACGCCTCCAGGAGCACAACTTCATGAGCACAAAGCTTCAGCCATCCTCTCCCCGCCACACTGTCACCCTCAAGTCCAGCCGAATCCAGCCGCTTCTCTACAAGTCCACCCACGGTTCTTCTGTGTCACACATGGGGATGCAGATCAACTTGCCAAGGCTGTACCCACGACCAAAGATGGTGGCTAAAGGGTCCAGGCCTGGTCAACTCCATGTCCGTGTGATCAATCTGGACATGCCCAACTCCGGGAATCTGGAACACAGACAGCCGACCTTGCCCCTGAGTGAGACAGCATTTCCAGATATGTGCTTTAAAGTTTAACTTTGACTTGTCATTTTAAGGTtcttaacactctctctctctctctctctctctctctctctctctctctgtgtgtgtgtgtgtgtgcgtgatagtATCAAACCACTCTGCAGGCCATCTGAAGAGTCAGAAACACTTCAGTCGAGGACACCTGTCTGAGCCTCAAGGCTGTCTCTCATTGAGCTCCATGGATGATTCAGTCCTACTACACTGGGAGGCAACAGACCTGAAACCCAACAGGTGACAGATCCTACTGGGCTCACATCTATAACTAAGACTAACACTGTCCAGAAGCAATGGTGCGGTGTGGTCACTCTTTATGATCTCTGACAATAGCATTGTGTCATGACCAATATACAACTACAACAGTTAATCTATCTGTGTCTATCTCTTACAGATTTGATTGACCTGGTTAACTCTGAACACCACATCTGATTGTATAAACTTTGTTTAACCCATTTACCATAAATAACTATTTTCTGGTCACTAAAATGACTCCATTCTCTGTTCTGTCTTTCCTGGACCCTTATTTATGAAACAATGTGCAGCATAAAACAAGCGTAAAACTAGCGTAAGACTGTGTCATTTCCATGCAAACCTTCTATCAATCTGACCATGAACGGTGAGTCTTAACTTGGTGTACATCTTCAAATCTGCATGGGCTTACGGTGCGGCAAAGTAAATCTACTAGAGGATTGGAAAGTTGGAGAGTTAATATTTaggaaagattgtgtgtgtgtgtgtgtgtgtgtgtgtgtgtgtgtgcgcgcgcgcgtgtgtgtgtgtgtgtgcgcgcgcgcgtgtgtgtgtgtgtgtgtgtgtgtgtgtgtgtgtgtgtgtgtgtgtgtgtgtgtgtgtgtgtgtgtgtgtatgtgtgtgtatgtatgtgtgcacatgtggccCCGAATCTACGTGTCTCCAGAGACTGCAGTCTCATACCGTATTCCCTCAAGGTGGAGGCCACTGCCCAGAGAACTGGGTCATCACTTGACTCATTAGTCGCCGTGGCTGCCATCCTGATTATGTTGCTCTCTACCAGTCTGCCTGTGTGCACCTGTCATGTGCAACCACATATATAGCCTTCATTATAAAAGGCACCTCTTGGCCCTACCACAATGTACACAATTCCTACCAAACTGTTGTTTTAATCTATGGCAGCACTCCTATGAAGTGTTTGCCCTGTTTGTGATGTCAAGTCATTGGTCTgatgatgagtagcctatgtagTATCTTGCAGATGCTTTTAAACAACTAATTAACAATAACAGTCAACTTTGGAATAACATTAAAGCAttgaagagttcatcaaaggaacccctacgGGGTTTTTAAAGCCAGCATGGCACTATATCCCAACAACCCCTTTTAAGagtatatttattatttattgtattGCCTACTGATATTACGTTTTAATGTTTTGCTTTATTTGTAGGCAAATGTAAATCTCTGATCACAATTACAGTTATAACTTAGAGAATCATCAAGTATTTAGGCTATTAGCGAATTAATCGAAATTCACCTCTCACTACCTCCGGAACGCTCAAAGATCATAGGCTACGCCTACGCCTACGCCTCACAAGTCAAGGTAAACGTGCAACAAGTTGTCAGGCTCTTCATCAGACAGACTCGCCAGTGCTGCTAATTCTTGCCTTTACGCCGGACGTttgtagctggttttaagtcccTCTGATCCATTAACGATGGGGTGTTTGGATAGCGTGAGAGAATGCTGTGACCGgccgaaaaacacaaatattagATTTAGTTTTCCTGCCGTCTGCTTCGTTTGGCAGACTGCGATGATTATCCTCTTTGGAGTTTTTATCCGTTATGATGAAGAATCCGACACTCACTGGGTAGAATACAAAAAGGGACACAATATCACCAGTGATATTGAGAATGATTTCTACTTTAGATATCCAAGTGAGTACTACCTATTATTTTACATAGCCTAGTCCTATGTGAATTAAAGATTAATACGTTTTATTTCTACTTTTACATGGAGAAAAGACAGCAACCACCAGTTCATTGCTTTAACTAGGCCTATACTTTTTGATACATTCAAATGGTCTCATTTGGTACTTTTGATTTACGTTTTCACATGTTGGATAAAGACAATGGTCATGACGGATCCTTCATTTGTCTTACAACTTTTATCATCAAGTCAATGCAGTGGCACGCTTAGTCTATAGCCTAACTCTTTCTTGAATGTTATGTGAAGCTGTCTGTGATCATATTGTTATTATGCGTAATTGTTCAGAGGCGCGCAAGAAATATTACATCAAGCTTAACCTCTGTTGAAAATGAACACTATGCTATGCTTAGCATATGCTTCCTATGGTCCACTCACTGTGTGTTAACATCATGTGCTTCTGGTACATAGGAGTGCTGCCAACACAACTTGATTGCCTGGCCGTATTTTAACCTCACACGAGCGCAGGTGTTATTTTTCGCTTCTTCAAGACCTCactgggtgtgggtggggtgggtccGCAGCTAATATCTTCTGGTGGCAGTGTCCGATTATGAAGATTATATCTCAGATGTGGCATCAGGTCACTGCGGACTACCTCGATCACTTAAAACGACTAGGCTACCTAGTCCCATCTGTGGGACTGAATTTAATGCTGAGGTATAGGTTTCACCCTACAAAGGTGAAACGCAGCCACTCCCTCATGTGCCAGTGGCCCTGTAAGGAGATGTATTGTGTAAACAGGCCAGACTGTTGATATTCTCTGAGTGAGAGTAATGGTAGTAGCCTACTACTTCCAAGTTCAACTAAATTAACAATTTAGAAAATTATCATTACAAAATGAAGATCAATTTTACCAGAGGGAATACACTTTTACCCAAGCAGAAGCCATTCACTTTTAGAAAACAATTTTTTGTGGGCTTCGAAGTTACTTGTACAAAATAGTAGACTTCAAGATGTGAAACATCCCACCCCTAACCCAACATTTATCATGGAGAAGTGTTTTTAAACAAAGGTTCAAAAAAAGTTTTGTCAAGGTTAAAAGGTCCGCTTTTTGAATATGTGGCGTAACAGGTGGCTTTTGTGTGCTGGTATGCAGAGTTCTGAATCAGTAACTGATAGGGGATGTAGGCTATTGAAAGATAATGCCATAGCCATTACTTATAATTCCTGTCATCACAGACAAAACATAGGAGTAAATGTAACTTCTGAAACTAGCATATATTTTTATCCGTAAGAATATAATACTGGGGGAAGATTATTATGTTATATCACAATGTCACTCTTTGTGTTTTCTAAGCAATGAGCTTGAATTTCTACAGACAGTGTAATGTCAATGTAGCCAAATGCAATGAAAGCCCAAACAGATGTACAATTTTTGAGCACTCAAGTGCTCGAATGCCCAGTGTTTTCATGATCTCAAGAGTAATGTCATTTATACTCTCTTCATTTTGGAGAGGCCTAGCAGTAACAGTAACTCTAACCATGACTATAACAAAGCTTGACAGGATGGCTACTCTGCTCAGGGCAGTTTGTAACATTGTGATATTTACTCTGTAACAATAATAAATGTGTAATATAGAATTAGTCTGATAAAGTTATGTAGCCTTCTTCTTCGTGTAGAGGTTTGACCCCTCTCGCCGAAATCCTCCGGGGAATCGGCTCAGTACCCAGATAGGCTAGTGCAGTGATAGCCATCAACCACACCTGTCTGCCTGACATTGTACCCTACCTGTGCACTAAAACATGAAGTCAACCATTCTGAACCTAAACAATTGGCATCATGGCTAAACAGAAGCTTATCTAGATGGCATGCTTCCAGTCAATGGCTTTCTGAGTTATATCTTTCATCCATCTGTGAAGTCATTGGACCTTTACGAACAGTTATGTATAAGTTCCACATGTCTGGATAGGTCAGATGGATCACCAAACATCCCTGCCTTGACCCCTAGTTGAGACCCAATGCCCAATGGCCGCTGCTTGTGTCCTGTGTCCACCAGGCTTCCAGGACGTGCACGTGATGATCTTTGTGGGCTTCGGTTTCCTCATGACCTTCCTCCAGCGCTACGGCTTCAGCGCCGTGGGCTTCAACTTCCTCATCGCCGCCTTCGGCATCCAGTGGGCACTGCTGATGCAGGGCTGGTTCCACTCTTTGGACTTCTCGGACGGCAAGATCAAAATTGGAGTGGAGAGGTGGGGTCGGTATGGTGGCTGGGACAGTAAAAAGGGGATGGTGGGGGACGGATCAATAGGTTGGGAAGGGATAGGATTGATAGCTGTTGTTTTGTGGTTTCTAATTGTCTGTCAGAGAAGTCAGAGAAGAAGTACAATTTGATTTATATTCAACATGCAGAAGGTTGTTTACTTTGTCACGCAAGTGCTGTTCAAGAGGAAGAGTACATAAGaatcccttccctctctcaggtCCCCATCAGCTCAACCTATAAGAAACCACTCTGCTGCAGTATTTTTGGATTGTTTAAATTTAAAACAGTTGTTGGAATTTTTGCAAGCAAAATTGTAGATTGTAAAAGTTTGTTGTTTTACAGCCTGATCAACGCGGACTTCTGTGTGGCGGGCTGTTTGATCGCTTACGGAGCCGTCCTGGGGAAAGTCAGTCCAGTCCAGCTGCTGGTGTTGACATTATTTGGTGTGACACTGTTTGCCATAGAGGAGTTCATCATCCTAGACGTCATCCATGTAAGTACACCATTCAAAGTGATTGTCAGAGAGACTATGGGTGcatctcatttgggcttttatacgtcctccctcgctccttgggcctcgatcctcactgatctacataaagaatgatggggcggcaacaatgggatagtctatccagtgttagttatagatcagtgggaatgcccctcaaggatcgagcatcgaggatcgaggagatatgttgagaggcaccctatattCAACTTTTACTCTGTCTTATTGCATGTAGAGCTGTGCTTTAATCATCTGTCTTGTGAATCTATATTCTTATTTTTTCAATTACCAAATAAATCAAACAAGGTGTTATACCTTTTAAGGTGAGAGGAAGTACTCAGGGTCTGAGGGAGTATGATGGGATATGTTTGATGTACAGGCCAAAGATGCCGGGGGATCCATGGTGATTCACACGTTTGGAGGTTATTATGGTCTGTCCATCTCCTGGGTCCTATACCGACCAAATTTGGAGCAGAGCAAGCGTCTCAATGCATCTGTGTACCACTCGGATGTCTTTGCCATGATTGGTGAGCTACTAGCACATTTTGCCTTCTACAGAAAACCTTTGGACCATCCCTTTTTTTGCCTCTTGATAgaaatgatatactgtaggtgcaagGAATATTAAACTGATGGCCATAGAATATGAAACATTCATATCCCTATTTTTTCCAGGAACTCTTTTTCTGTGGATGTTCTGGCCCAGTTTCAACTCAGCCATCACTGACCACGGGGACGGGCAGCACCGGGCGGCCATCAACACATACCTGTCCCTGGCCTCAACGGTGCTCACCACCTTCGCCATCTCCAGCCTCTTTCAGAAAACAGGCAAAGTTGACATGGTACGTCATTTGACCTTGATTTATAGTCAATGTCCTGTACACAATaacactgcactctctctcttcttataCAATGGGTGTCCGTTCCAAATTACGTACCatccataaaaacaaacactggtCCATTAATATATTAAAGCACAAACTGCTGGAGCTTTAAATCCAAATGGTAGGCTGATAACTTACTTTGTCTCTAGAGGTTACCAGCGGTGGAGAagttcatccttctctctctgcctccatctAGGTGCACATCCAGAACTCCACCCTGGCTGGAGGTGTAGCTGTGGGCACAGCAGCAGAGTTCATGCTGATGCCGTACGGGTCTCTCATTGTGGGCTTCTGCTGTGGAGTCATCTCCACTTTAGGCTACATCTTCCTCACAGTGAGTTGAGTTCTGATACAGGACCCCATCAAAAATAGCAGAGGAGAGTATTGCATaaatattaatatatatatatttttatactgATTTTATAACCATTGATGCTTGCTCTGTTGTATGTCCAGCtgctgtatgttcagttgctgtatgttactgtatgttgctgCATGTT
This sequence is a window from Sardina pilchardus chromosome 10, fSarPil1.1, whole genome shotgun sequence. Protein-coding genes within it:
- the LOC134094219 gene encoding tubulin polyglutamylase TTLL13-like; the encoded protein is MLNRIDETEYQICGIKTTDNWHSENCDYNLEQKSPENKKKKKSRALGINLTCCKYDCVRKAALAVGLHEVGDTEDWIVYWTDWSVSMDRIMDMKRYQRINHFPGMSEICRKDLLARNLNRMRRIFPKEYNIFPKTWCLPTDYVEFQGHCRMWKNRTFICKPDSGCQGKGIYITRQPQSIGPDEHIICQAYISKPFIIDDYKFDLRLYVLVTSSDPLRIFLYKEGLVRFATSKYRNPHSNNISDMCMHLTNYAINKHSENFDPDHQKGSKRKLSWLRSWLGEHSYDAQSVWNDIEDVITKTVIVAEPVLRQNYRTAFPSHVGPSSCFELLGFDILLDSKLKPWLLEVNHSPSYNTDTALDSEVKEALLKDTLLLLNLGACDRRRIVEEEKRLVQERLLQKRQSSSQRELLLSSQASWLAEGERHEERHAGGFYRIYPGGNDHKYSQFLHQGSSYCQETVTSRAREEYARRLVQNQQDKDMAAQGWSPGRRWRRSEGRGQQGESPGEQGRKSCGDLQGDQKHVRRQPSTLGPRDWVLTGRANHSGSGNRMVWDSYEPRLISEEEELARQRSLEQRDTLVRKLGLVNAIQSLLRPRTHHCIPAMTLHPISQERSLRLQEHNFMSTKLQPSSPRHTVTLKSSRIQPLLYKSTHGSSVSHMGMQINLPRLYPRPKMVAKGSRPGQLHVRVINLDMPNSGNLEHRQPTLPLISNHSAGHLKSQKHFSRGHLSEPQGCLSLSSMDDSVLLHWEATDLKPNRFD
- the rhcgb gene encoding ammonium transporter Rh type C-like 2, encoding MGCLDSVRECCDRPKNTNIRFSFPAVCFVWQTAMIILFGVFIRYDEESDTHWVEYKKGHNITSDIENDFYFRYPSFQDVHVMIFVGFGFLMTFLQRYGFSAVGFNFLIAAFGIQWALLMQGWFHSLDFSDGKIKIGVESLINADFCVAGCLIAYGAVLGKVSPVQLLVLTLFGVTLFAIEEFIILDVIHAKDAGGSMVIHTFGGYYGLSISWVLYRPNLEQSKRLNASVYHSDVFAMIGTLFLWMFWPSFNSAITDHGDGQHRAAINTYLSLASTVLTTFAISSLFQKTGKVDMVHIQNSTLAGGVAVGTAAEFMLMPYGSLIVGFCCGVISTLGYIFLTPFMERKLKIQDTCGIHNLHAMPGVIGGIVGAITAAAASTEVYGKEGLINTFDFEGPFEGRSPTVQGGHQAAALCVSIVFGIGGGIFVGCILKLPIWGDVADEHCFDDEFYWEVPEEEELIPPVLEYNNHMMINKRADMVESNFSEPQT